Proteins encoded in a region of the Flammeovirga yaeyamensis genome:
- a CDS encoding FeoA family protein, which translates to MISLDTLPIGVVGIISEYSDKVVGSRLIELGLYPGKRIKVIRKAPFNGGLYVKSDKNAFAIGLTEAKSVFTTTD; encoded by the coding sequence ATGATTAGCTTAGATACCTTGCCTATTGGTGTAGTAGGAATCATATCAGAATATTCTGATAAAGTAGTGGGAAGTAGATTAATTGAGCTGGGTTTATATCCGGGCAAGAGAATCAAAGTAATACGCAAAGCTCCATTTAATGGCGGACTCTATGTAAAATCGGATAAAAATGCTTTTGCTATTGGTCTTACCGAAGCAAAGAGTGTATTCACAACAACAGACTAA
- the feoB gene encoding ferrous iron transport protein B, whose translation MTSKRIKIALLGNPNVGKSSIFNQLTGLRQKVGNFPGVTVDKKIGSCHITNDIEAQIIDFPGTYSLYPTSSDERVVLNSFSNPSSEDYPDYVVYVADATNLERHLLLLSQVKDLHIPVVLAINMADLAIKQGISIDIDRLSEKLKIKAIEVNGRSGDGISELNKSIIDLIDGKGDNTSHIYTATSEEKKTIDKIKEFAPQKLSNYQALLWAHHYNELPFLDDSQKTFIEKITIEDDFKNMKYQIDETLSRYNTLSPIVNNSITIQSLEGDSLSDKIDKIVTNKIWGPIIFISLLMLVFQSIFSWASVPMDLIDEGMATLNEAVKNVMPEAWYTDLITDGILSGLGGVIIFVPQIAILFFLISLMEESGYMARAVYMFDRIMAKFGMSGRSIVSLISGGACAIPAVMAARTIGNWKERMITIMVTPLISCSARIPVYAILVAFAVPNTPVLGGLLNLQGVAFMGLYLLGIVATLLAGIVFKLILKADAPTFLAMELPSYKMPHWKNVGLTVTEKVKTFIIEAGKVIMMVSIVLWALASYGPGDSIENAETIAKQESVEKGLTDAQTEDYIAAKQLEASYVGIMGKAIEPVFAPLGYDWKISIALVTSFAAREVFVGTMATIYSIGSAGEDIAPLKEKLTGAVDPSTGKHEFTVATAFSLMVFYVFAMQCMSTLAVVKRETKSWKWPLIQFTYMSLLAYFGALFTYHIF comes from the coding sequence ATGACTTCCAAACGAATAAAAATAGCCTTACTTGGTAACCCTAACGTAGGTAAATCATCTATATTCAATCAATTAACCGGATTAAGACAAAAAGTAGGTAACTTTCCTGGCGTAACTGTCGATAAGAAAATTGGTTCATGTCATATTACAAATGATATTGAAGCACAAATTATTGACTTTCCTGGTACTTATAGCTTATACCCAACTTCTTCAGATGAAAGAGTTGTTCTGAACAGTTTCTCTAATCCATCATCAGAAGATTATCCTGATTATGTGGTATATGTTGCAGATGCTACAAACTTAGAGAGACACCTATTATTATTATCTCAAGTTAAAGATTTGCATATTCCTGTGGTATTGGCCATTAATATGGCAGACTTAGCCATAAAACAGGGTATTTCAATAGATATTGATCGCCTATCTGAGAAGTTAAAAATAAAGGCTATAGAAGTTAATGGTAGATCAGGTGATGGCATTTCCGAATTAAACAAAAGTATTATTGATCTTATCGACGGTAAGGGTGATAATACTTCACATATTTATACGGCCACTTCAGAAGAGAAAAAAACAATTGATAAAATCAAAGAATTTGCTCCTCAGAAGTTATCTAATTATCAAGCACTACTTTGGGCACATCATTACAATGAATTGCCATTCTTAGATGATAGCCAGAAAACTTTCATAGAAAAAATCACTATCGAAGATGACTTTAAGAACATGAAGTATCAGATTGATGAAACGTTATCTAGATACAATACCTTAAGTCCAATAGTAAATAATTCTATTACTATTCAATCTTTAGAAGGAGATTCACTTTCTGATAAAATTGATAAAATCGTCACCAACAAAATATGGGGACCTATCATTTTCATTTCTCTATTGATGTTGGTTTTCCAATCCATTTTCTCGTGGGCTTCCGTTCCCATGGATTTAATTGATGAAGGCATGGCAACGCTTAACGAAGCAGTAAAAAATGTTATGCCCGAAGCATGGTACACCGACCTTATCACAGATGGTATTCTTTCTGGTCTTGGTGGTGTTATTATATTCGTCCCTCAGATTGCCATTTTATTCTTCCTAATTTCTTTAATGGAAGAATCTGGGTACATGGCTAGAGCAGTGTATATGTTCGATAGAATTATGGCTAAATTTGGTATGAGCGGTCGTAGTATTGTATCCCTTATTTCTGGTGGTGCTTGTGCGATTCCTGCTGTTATGGCGGCTAGAACAATAGGCAATTGGAAAGAGCGTATGATTACTATTATGGTTACTCCACTCATCTCTTGTTCTGCCAGGATTCCTGTTTATGCAATTTTGGTTGCTTTTGCTGTACCAAATACCCCAGTTTTGGGTGGTTTACTAAATCTACAAGGAGTAGCCTTTATGGGACTCTACTTACTTGGTATTGTTGCAACACTCTTAGCAGGTATAGTATTTAAATTGATTTTAAAAGCTGATGCACCTACTTTCCTTGCAATGGAATTGCCATCATATAAAATGCCGCATTGGAAAAATGTGGGTCTTACCGTAACCGAAAAAGTGAAGACATTCATCATTGAAGCTGGTAAAGTGATTATGATGGTTTCTATTGTACTTTGGGCTTTGGCATCTTATGGACCAGGTGATAGCATTGAAAATGCAGAAACTATTGCAAAACAAGAATCAGTAGAAAAAGGGTTAACTGATGCACAAACGGAGGATTATATTGCAGCAAAACAACTCGAAGCTTCTTATGTAGGTATTATGGGTAAAGCTATTGAACCTGTTTTTGCTCCTTTAGGATACGATTGGAAAATCTCTATTGCTTTGGTGACTTCATTTGCCGCAAGAGAGGTGTTTGTTGGTACAATGGCTACCATATATAGCATCGGTTCTGCAGGAGAAGATATTGCTCCTTTAAAAGAAAAACTTACTGGAGCAGTAGATCCAAGTACTGGAAAACATGAATTTACAGTTGCAACAGCATTCTCATTAATGGTATTTTATGTATTTGCCATGCAATGTATGTCGACATTAGCAGTAGTAAAAAGAGAAACCAAAAGCTGGAAGTGGCCATTAATACAGTTTACGTATATGAGTTTACTCGCTTATTTTGGAGCATTATTTACTTACCATATTTTCTAA
- a CDS encoding DM13 domain-containing protein, which yields MKKLLYFIFLAFTLTMISCNDNEKPDALSEDDVLASQEESDSTAVVADENMDGVLSGTFEGSSAHPSTTGMVTLDGRQLSFNDEFYSDSGPDLFIYLAQDLEGNGFVNLGTLKSTRGVQTYEVPEDIDFTKNKYVLVWCQQFAVLFGSAELQ from the coding sequence ATGAAAAAATTACTTTATTTTATCTTTCTAGCTTTTACACTTACCATGATTTCTTGTAATGATAACGAGAAACCTGATGCTCTTTCTGAAGATGATGTTTTAGCTTCACAAGAAGAAAGTGATTCAACAGCAGTAGTGGCCGATGAAAATATGGATGGTGTCCTTTCTGGAACTTTTGAAGGGTCAAGTGCTCATCCAAGTACTACAGGTATGGTAACATTAGATGGTAGACAGTTAAGTTTTAATGATGAGTTTTATTCAGATTCAGGTCCAGATTTATTTATTTACTTAGCACAAGATTTAGAAGGAAATGGATTTGTCAACCTAGGTACACTAAAAAGTACGAGAGGTGTGCAAACCTATGAGGTACCAGAAGATATAGATTTCACAAAGAATAAATATGTGCTTGTTTGGTGTCAGCAGTTTGCTGTACTATTTGGTAGTGCAGAGTTGCAATAG
- a CDS encoding PhzF family phenazine biosynthesis protein → MTLPIYQIDAFCENIFQGNPAAVVPLDKWLNDNTMQNIAMENNLAETVFFVPAENEYQIRWFTPETEIRLCGHATLAAAHYLFHHQNIESDKVQFVSHLSGKLSVTKDQNGLTLNFPSQKPSKVNTPSFLEEALGCKVDECFESGMFLVAHVENEKTVKELTPNFNMINDQSPDLGIIVTAKGTNEADFVSRFFHPGIGINEDPVTGSAHTVLIPHWSEILGKKSLVAHQLSKRGGILLCEDQGERVLISGKAQTYLKGEIFI, encoded by the coding sequence ATGACACTTCCAATTTATCAAATTGATGCTTTTTGTGAAAATATTTTTCAGGGAAATCCTGCAGCTGTCGTTCCATTAGATAAATGGCTGAACGATAACACTATGCAAAACATCGCTATGGAGAATAATTTAGCGGAAACAGTCTTTTTTGTTCCTGCTGAAAATGAATATCAAATACGATGGTTTACGCCAGAAACTGAGATTAGATTATGTGGACATGCGACATTAGCTGCAGCTCATTATTTGTTTCATCATCAAAATATAGAAAGTGATAAAGTACAGTTTGTTTCTCATTTAAGTGGAAAACTATCTGTAACAAAAGATCAAAACGGATTGACACTTAATTTTCCAAGCCAAAAACCAAGTAAAGTAAATACACCTAGTTTTTTAGAGGAAGCATTAGGTTGTAAAGTCGATGAATGTTTCGAATCTGGAATGTTCTTGGTCGCACATGTGGAAAATGAGAAAACAGTAAAAGAACTCACTCCCAATTTTAACATGATCAACGATCAAAGTCCTGATTTAGGCATCATCGTTACAGCAAAAGGAACAAATGAAGCTGATTTCGTTTCACGATTTTTTCACCCAGGCATTGGTATCAACGAAGATCCTGTGACTGGTTCTGCACATACCGTATTGATCCCGCATTGGTCAGAAATATTGGGTAAAAAATCACTTGTTGCTCATCAGTTATCAAAAAGAGGAGGCATATTACTATGTGAAGACCAAGGAGAAAGGGTGTTGATTTCTGGAAAAGCACAAACATATTTAAAAGGAGAAATCTTTATTTAG
- the hemN gene encoding oxygen-independent coproporphyrinogen III oxidase has protein sequence MENKTLIRKYNVPGPRYTSYPTVPFWDNDPTLQQWADHVADAFQASNDKDGISVYIHLPYCEKLCTFCGCNKRITVNHGVEESYIDTLLKEWKMYVQIFGEEKAKIKEIHLGGGTPTFFSPENLQKLINGIFEDAVAHEEMELGFEANPVNTTVEHLEALYAVGFRRLSLGIQDFDPVVQKAINRVQSYEQVEFVTNKAREIGYTSVNFDLVFGLPFQKLECVKDTIAKSNALRPDRIAYYSYAHVPWTAPGQRGFSDEDLPSNEEKRALYEVGKEMFEEAGYVEIGMDHFALPTDALAIAADNKSLHRNFMGYAPTYTQLMVGLGCSSISDSWTSFAQNLKKVEDYKAAVAEGKLPVFRGHVLSEEDLLVRKHILNVMCHFETEWDDETAQLPLFANLDEKLEEMQKDGLVIVNDRSLEVTEKGRPFVRNICMTLDARMLVAKPQARIFSSTI, from the coding sequence ATGGAAAACAAGACACTCATAAGAAAATATAATGTTCCGGGGCCTAGATACACAAGTTATCCTACGGTACCTTTTTGGGACAATGATCCTACTTTACAACAATGGGCTGACCATGTTGCCGATGCTTTCCAAGCAAGTAACGACAAAGATGGTATTAGTGTATATATACACCTTCCTTATTGCGAAAAGTTGTGTACTTTCTGTGGGTGTAATAAACGTATTACCGTTAACCATGGTGTTGAAGAATCGTACATCGATACACTTTTAAAAGAGTGGAAAATGTATGTTCAGATTTTTGGTGAAGAAAAAGCAAAAATTAAAGAAATACATTTGGGTGGTGGTACGCCTACTTTCTTCTCTCCAGAAAATCTTCAGAAACTTATTAATGGGATTTTCGAAGATGCTGTAGCTCACGAGGAAATGGAGTTGGGTTTTGAGGCCAACCCTGTAAATACAACTGTAGAACACCTAGAAGCACTTTACGCTGTAGGCTTTAGAAGATTGAGTTTAGGTATTCAGGATTTTGATCCTGTTGTGCAAAAGGCAATCAATAGAGTGCAATCTTATGAGCAAGTCGAGTTTGTTACCAACAAGGCAAGAGAGATCGGTTACACCTCTGTCAACTTTGATTTAGTTTTCGGTTTACCATTCCAAAAGTTAGAATGTGTGAAGGACACGATTGCAAAATCAAATGCACTTAGACCAGATCGTATTGCTTATTATTCTTATGCACACGTGCCTTGGACTGCTCCAGGTCAACGTGGATTCTCTGATGAAGATCTTCCATCGAACGAGGAAAAAAGAGCTTTGTATGAGGTAGGTAAAGAAATGTTCGAAGAAGCAGGTTATGTAGAAATCGGCATGGACCACTTTGCACTTCCTACAGATGCATTAGCTATTGCGGCTGATAATAAGTCATTACACAGAAACTTTATGGGTTATGCTCCAACTTACACTCAATTGATGGTAGGTTTAGGTTGCTCATCAATTTCTGATTCTTGGACATCATTTGCTCAAAACTTAAAGAAAGTAGAGGATTACAAAGCAGCTGTTGCCGAAGGTAAACTTCCTGTTTTCAGAGGTCATGTACTATCAGAAGAAGATTTATTGGTGCGTAAGCATATCTTAAATGTGATGTGTCATTTCGAAACAGAATGGGACGATGAGACGGCCCAACTACCTCTATTTGCTAATCTAGACGAAAAGCTAGAAGAAATGCAAAAAGACGGTTTGGTGATCGTGAACGATAGATCATTAGAAGTAACAGAAAAAGGTAGACCTTTCGTTAGAAATATTTGTATGACATTGGATGCTAGAATGTTGGTCGCTAAGCCGCAAGCTAGAATTTTCTCGTCGACGATATAA
- a CDS encoding SDR family NAD(P)-dependent oxidoreductase: protein MKTLQSQSVFITGANGGMGKETTKILTKLGYKRIAMACRTVEKADIAKIEISNELGNIKFDALETYGGFDMNNPKAIEEAVNNLPSDKPFDVVFLQSGGVVFTKDFQFIEHQGRKFEKTIFQNTIGGYITLYHLKRRGLLKPNAKVIFAGGEGARGIPGMIEKPSFSSPKQLSDYVYGQSDVKYKDMNAMGVSKYSSALLTQKLAELYKDELEVIWFTPGLTYGTNGLAAKPAIERFFLEKIGFGMMALFGIAQSPKAAAQKYVDAIEGRYGKNGDVLGAPDKKMLGKITDQKPMNEALTDATLIDEFWHIIKENFGELPKSTLANVG, encoded by the coding sequence ATGAAAACATTACAATCACAATCGGTATTCATCACAGGTGCAAATGGAGGAATGGGTAAGGAAACCACTAAGATCCTTACTAAACTAGGCTACAAGAGAATAGCAATGGCTTGTAGAACTGTTGAGAAAGCAGACATCGCAAAAATTGAAATCTCAAACGAACTAGGAAATATAAAATTTGATGCTTTAGAAACCTATGGCGGTTTTGATATGAACAATCCTAAAGCTATTGAAGAGGCGGTGAATAATTTACCCTCCGACAAACCATTCGATGTGGTCTTCTTACAATCGGGAGGAGTGGTGTTTACCAAAGATTTCCAATTTATAGAACATCAAGGAAGAAAGTTTGAAAAGACGATTTTCCAGAATACTATTGGAGGTTATATCACTTTGTATCATTTAAAGAGAAGAGGATTATTGAAACCAAATGCCAAAGTGATCTTTGCCGGTGGAGAAGGAGCAAGAGGTATTCCTGGTATGATCGAAAAGCCATCGTTTTCATCGCCCAAACAACTATCTGATTATGTATATGGACAATCGGATGTGAAATACAAAGACATGAATGCTATGGGAGTTTCTAAATATTCTAGTGCTCTCCTTACTCAAAAATTAGCAGAGTTATATAAAGATGAATTGGAGGTGATTTGGTTTACTCCTGGCTTGACGTATGGTACAAATGGGTTAGCGGCCAAACCGGCTATCGAACGTTTCTTCTTGGAGAAAATCGGTTTTGGAATGATGGCATTGTTTGGAATTGCTCAAAGTCCAAAAGCAGCAGCACAAAAATATGTGGATGCCATTGAAGGAAGGTACGGAAAGAATGGAGATGTTCTAGGTGCTCCTGATAAAAAGATGTTGGGTAAAATTACCGATCAAAAACCTATGAACGAAGCCTTAACAGATGCCACTTTAATTGATGAGTTTTGGCACATTATCAAAGAGAACTTTGGAGAGTTGCCCAAGTCTACATTGGCGAATGTGGGGTAA
- a CDS encoding NUDIX hydrolase, giving the protein MKYTQGIIHDWENKLKDLLESELPGRFAHDLMSSQHRQDVTPIKIPTTARKAAVLILLKESGDTWMFPLIKRPSYDGVHSGQMAFPGGKMDDTDEDIIYTALRECEEEVGIKVDRSQVIGRLSDLYIPPSNMHVVPVVATYHEEFDYTIDEYEVDQVVEATIDQLQDPGNHTEYKFKTPKGQIYKTPSFEVDGHTVWGATAMMLSELLMIIEKLD; this is encoded by the coding sequence ATGAAATATACTCAAGGAATCATTCATGATTGGGAAAATAAACTAAAGGACTTACTAGAATCTGAACTACCAGGAAGATTTGCACACGATTTAATGTCGTCTCAGCATCGTCAGGATGTAACGCCAATAAAAATACCTACCACTGCTAGAAAGGCAGCTGTTCTAATTTTATTGAAAGAATCGGGTGATACATGGATGTTTCCGTTAATTAAACGTCCGTCTTATGATGGAGTGCACAGCGGTCAGATGGCTTTTCCCGGTGGAAAAATGGATGATACTGACGAAGATATTATATATACTGCCTTAAGAGAATGTGAGGAAGAGGTAGGAATAAAAGTCGATCGATCTCAAGTGATCGGGAGATTATCTGATTTATATATTCCACCATCGAATATGCACGTAGTTCCTGTAGTGGCCACTTATCACGAAGAATTTGATTATACTATTGATGAGTATGAGGTAGATCAAGTAGTCGAGGCTACGATAGACCAGCTTCAAGATCCTGGAAATCATACAGAATATAAGTTCAAAACACCAAAAGGTCAGATTTATAAAACCCCTTCTTTTGAGGTGGATGGTCATACCGTTTGGGGTGCTACAGCTATGATGTTAAGTGAGTTATTGATGATTATCGAGAAGCTTGATTGA
- a CDS encoding helix-turn-helix domain-containing protein yields the protein MSKAAKQLDILLDYWQEKLKAKRTKNQLSFDNHIGKGVLNSFLFSDEHFALQFDYLLHAPLEGDDLKDDDGFVNFLFGLPHSHQEKFVALNTDKNIELEGVILTNDSKKNIAWFQPAKVPIKAVIVKIADDEFERMISLSPPLKEKLDELGNFLIYDRLNNMMLGTLVRAFDIDKKDFFRQELIKNCLDYLITLSLQRFSLHAEEKEDMNLNMKNLFTARQLIIDQNGANIDINKLAMECGMSVSRLRLLFKTFFKQPIYKFQQQVRLEEAKRLLKENKKSMSMIAMDLGFSNASHFSMVFKKSYGISPKDFKNSQDDNN from the coding sequence ATGTCGAAAGCAGCAAAACAACTTGATATACTTTTAGATTATTGGCAAGAAAAACTAAAAGCCAAAAGAACAAAAAATCAATTATCCTTTGATAATCATATCGGAAAAGGGGTTTTGAACAGCTTTCTTTTTAGTGATGAACATTTTGCTTTACAGTTCGATTACCTTTTGCATGCTCCTCTAGAAGGCGACGATCTAAAGGACGATGATGGATTTGTCAACTTCTTATTTGGCTTACCTCACTCCCATCAAGAAAAATTTGTTGCTTTAAATACCGATAAAAATATCGAATTAGAAGGGGTGATTTTAACCAACGATTCCAAAAAGAATATCGCCTGGTTTCAGCCTGCTAAAGTACCTATTAAAGCCGTTATTGTAAAAATAGCTGATGATGAATTCGAAAGAATGATCAGTTTATCACCTCCTTTGAAAGAGAAACTAGATGAGCTAGGAAACTTTCTAATTTATGATCGACTAAACAATATGATGCTTGGTACCTTGGTTAGAGCATTTGATATTGACAAAAAGGACTTCTTCCGTCAGGAACTCATCAAAAACTGCTTAGATTACCTGATCACACTTTCTTTACAACGTTTCTCACTTCATGCGGAAGAGAAAGAGGACATGAACCTCAATATGAAAAACCTGTTTACTGCACGTCAATTAATTATTGATCAGAACGGAGCCAATATCGATATCAATAAATTGGCGATGGAATGTGGTATGAGTGTGAGTCGTTTGCGTTTATTATTCAAGACTTTCTTCAAGCAACCTATCTATAAATTTCAGCAGCAAGTACGTTTGGAAGAAGCCAAACGATTACTCAAAGAAAATAAAAAATCAATGTCTATGATTGCCATGGATCTTGGGTTCTCCAATGCCAGTCATTTTTCTATGGTCTTTAAAAAATCGTATGGAATCAGCCCAAAGGACTTTAAAAACAGTCAGGACGACAACAATTAG